Proteins from one Nicotiana tabacum cultivar K326 chromosome 23, ASM71507v2, whole genome shotgun sequence genomic window:
- the LOC107790498 gene encoding protein IQ-DOMAIN 17, whose product MGNKKGGSSSSWLTAVKRAFRSPTKDPEKKKQNKRRDDNNQPLEVDEDEEEKKKEKRRWLFRKPTNLENGTTHQTTIKSENDDVSAPAAEGADQRHAIAVAVATAAAAQAAVATAQAAAEIARLAKPPVSRFYSFPIYAGDREHQAAIIIQTAFRGYLARRALKALKGLVKLQALVRGHNVRKQAKMTLRCMQALVRVQARVLDQRFRQSQEGSRKSTFSDTSSMWNSQYLQDIIDRKSMSRDGSSIPDDWDERPHTIEEVKAMLQKRKEAALKRERTLSDAFSQQTRRAGRNSSIGSESDFGEKHQWMDRWMAAKSWDNSRGRASTDQSIDPVKTVEMDTSQPYSYLAPNLRRSDERQQHQQHQRPSSPLHRSHQNQSFQFPVTPSPSKTRPIQIRSASPRCPRDDRSSSGAQTPSLRPNNNYSFNGSSHQRNRLTPGAAPIPNYMAATESALARIRSQSAPRQRPSTPERDRAGSAKKRLSYPVPDRYGNIPIGYGVGYEHSLRSPSFKSLNGVHFVYEQQSNYSSCYTESLGGEISPSSTSDLRRYLR is encoded by the exons ATGGGGAATAAGAAAGGAggatcttcttcttcttggttGACTGCTGTTAAAAGAGCTTTTAGATCTCCTACTAAAGACCctgaaaagaagaaacaaaacaaaagaagagaTGATAATAATCAACCTTTGGAGGTtgacgaagatgaagaagaaaag aagaaggaaaagagaagGTGGCTTTTCAGGAAGCCAACTAATCTTGAAAATGGGACAACACATCAAACTACGATTAAATCGGAGAATGATGATGTGTCCGCTCCTGCGGCTGAAGGAGCGGACCAAAGGCATGCCATTGCAGTGGCTGTGGCAACTGCAGCTGCAGCTCAGGCTGCCGTCGCCACAGCTCAGGCAGCTGCAGAAATTGCTCGGCTGGCCAAACCGCCTGTTTCTAGATTCTATAGTTTTCCTATTTATGCCGGAGATAGAGAGCATCAAGCTGCAATTATAATTCAGACAGCTTTCAGGGGATATCTG GCAAGAAGGGCTCTAAAGGCACTAAAAGGCCTAGTGAAATTGCAAGCTTTAGTGAGAGGTCACAATGTTCGGAAACAAGCGAAGATGACTCTCAGATGTATGCAAGCTCTTGTTAGAGTTCAAGCGCGGGTACTTGACCAGCGATTTAGGCAATCTCAAGAAGGAAGTAGAAAATCAACATTTAGTGACACCAGTAGCATGTGGAATTCCCAGTATCTCCAAGACATCATAGATAGAAAATCAATG TCAAGAGATGGAAGCAGTATTCCAGATGATTGGGATGAAAGGCCTCACACCATTGAAGAGGTAAAAGCAATGttacaaaagagaaaagaagctGCTTTGAAACGCGAAAGGACCTTATCCGACGCCTTCTCTCAACAG ACGCGGAGAGCAGGAAGAAATTCCTCGATAGGAAGTGAAAGTGATTTTGGAGAAAAGCATCAATGGATGGACCGGTGGATGGCTGCAAAATCATGGGATAACAGCAGGGGAAGAGCATCAACTGATCAGAGTATTGACCCTGTTAAAACTGTTGAAATGGATACGTCGCAACCTTATTCATATTTAGCTCCTAATTTAAGAAGATCGGATGAAcgacaacaacatcaacaacaccAACGACCAAGTTCACCCCTTCATAGATCCCACCAAAATCAATCTTTTCAATTCCCCGTTACACCTTCTCCATCCAAAACTAGACCTATTCAAATCCGTTCTGCAAGTCCTCGATGTCCAAGAGACGACAGAAGTAGTAGCGGGGCTCAAACTCCAAGCCTGAGGCCTAATAATAACTACTCATTCAATGGTAGCTCACACCAACGTAATAGACTGACTCCCGGTGCTGCACCAATTCCTAACTACATGGCTGCTACCGAGTCTGCCTTGGCAAGAATCCGTTCACAAAGCGCCCCACGACAGAGGCCTTCAACCCCGGAGAGGGATCGAGCAGGGTCAGCTAAGAAACGGCTTTCATACCCTGTCCCTGACCGTTATGGCAATATTCCTATAGGTTATGGAGTTGGGTATGAACATAGTCTGAGGAGTCCAAGCTTTAAGAGCCTTAATGGAGTACATTTCGTTTATGAACAACAATCTAACTATTCTTCTTGTTACACGGAGAGTCTTGGTGGCGAGATATCTCCTTCATCAACGAGCGATTTGAGGAGGTATTTGAGGTGA